A single window of Polaribacter sp. SA4-10 DNA harbors:
- a CDS encoding DUF2911 domain-containing protein, translating to MKKFSTKFFSTITILTLVFFTSCQNKEAKEEIKEEVKAPVAQIAAPQPSPFSKMEQKVGLTDVTVEYSRPSMKGRAIFGNLVPYGKTWRTGANANTKITFSTDVTINGKNLTKGAYALYSLPNKDSWELMLYKDTDNSGNPKEWDDAKVMAKTSAEVLKMPMKVETFTITLDDLTNNSGVIGLVWEDVYVGLPFTVPTDKAVMASIDEVMKGEPNASAYYAAAVYFKTADKDVNQAVTWVDKAIEMTKDDPKFWMLRQQALIHAKAGKKESAIVAAKKSLELAKKAGNDDYVKMNTDSLKEWGAI from the coding sequence ATGAAAAAATTTTCAACTAAATTTTTTAGTACAATAACAATTTTAACACTCGTTTTCTTTACTAGTTGTCAGAATAAAGAGGCAAAGGAAGAAATAAAAGAAGAAGTAAAGGCACCTGTAGCACAAATTGCAGCACCACAGCCGAGTCCATTTTCTAAAATGGAGCAAAAAGTAGGTTTAACAGATGTTACTGTTGAATATTCTAGGCCAAGTATGAAAGGAAGAGCAATTTTTGGAAATTTAGTTCCTTATGGAAAAACGTGGAGAACCGGAGCCAATGCAAATACAAAAATTACTTTTAGTACAGATGTTACAATTAATGGCAAGAATTTAACTAAAGGTGCTTATGCATTGTATAGTTTGCCAAATAAAGATTCTTGGGAACTTATGCTCTATAAAGATACAGACAATTCGGGAAATCCTAAAGAATGGGATGATGCCAAAGTAATGGCTAAAACGTCTGCAGAAGTTTTAAAAATGCCAATGAAAGTAGAAACTTTTACAATAACCTTAGACGATTTAACAAACAACTCTGGAGTAATTGGTTTAGTATGGGAAGATGTGTATGTTGGTTTACCTTTTACAGTTCCAACAGACAAAGCTGTAATGGCTTCTATTGATGAAGTTATGAAAGGAGAACCAAATGCTAGTGCTTATTATGCTGCTGCTGTTTATTTTAAAACTGCAGATAAAGATGTAAACCAAGCAGTGACTTGGGTTGATAAAGCAATAGAAATGACAAAAGACGATCCTAAATTTTGGATGTTAAGACAACAAGCTTTAATTCATGCAAAAGCAGGCAAAAAAGAATCTGCAATTGTTGCTGCAAAAAAATCTTTAGAGTTGGCTAAAAAAGCTGGAAACGATGATTATGTAAAAATGAATACCGATTCTTTAAAAGAATGGGGAGCAATATAA
- a CDS encoding YkgJ family cysteine cluster protein: MSVERKVQLVENLFNQLEQENIQLKKTSGIGCVAGCGKCCTYSNIEASPLEFLPWAFHLLLNGEAEKTLTLLNKTESATCFIYKPLSEINQGSCSNYKYRGLICRLFGFAANTDKYGNLRLATCKIIKEGQTDKYNSTAEAMKKGLYVPVFTEYYMQLNQIDFKLGNIILPVNKALKMALEEVLQYYAYRPLPDLEKV, encoded by the coding sequence ATGTCGGTAGAACGGAAAGTTCAATTAGTAGAAAACCTTTTTAATCAACTAGAACAAGAAAATATTCAGTTAAAAAAAACATCTGGAATAGGTTGTGTTGCTGGTTGTGGAAAATGCTGTACTTACTCAAATATAGAAGCTTCTCCTTTAGAATTTTTACCTTGGGCATTTCACTTATTATTAAATGGAGAAGCAGAAAAAACGCTCACTTTACTTAATAAAACAGAAAGTGCTACTTGCTTTATTTACAAACCTTTATCAGAAATTAACCAAGGTAGTTGTAGTAATTACAAATATCGAGGTTTAATTTGTAGGTTGTTTGGGTTTGCTGCCAATACAGATAAATACGGTAATTTGAGATTGGCAACTTGCAAAATTATCAAAGAAGGACAGACTGACAAATACAACTCTACAGCTGAGGCAATGAAAAAAGGGTTATATGTACCTGTATTTACAGAATATTACATGCAACTAAATCAAATAGATTTTAAGTTAGGCAACATAATATTACCCGTAAACAAAGCACTTAAAATGGCTTTAGAAGAAGTTTTACAGTACTATGCTTACAGACCATTACCTGATTTAGAAAAAGTGTAG
- a CDS encoding DUF2892 domain-containing protein, with protein MKKNMGNTDKIIRLIIAAIIGVLHYTGLIPGTLGLVLLVLAAVFAITSFINFCPLYLPFGLNTCSIKDKE; from the coding sequence ATGAAAAAAAATATGGGAAATACAGATAAAATTATCCGATTGATAATTGCTGCAATTATAGGAGTACTTCATTATACGGGTCTAATTCCTGGAACTTTGGGCCTTGTTTTATTAGTTTTAGCAGCTGTATTTGCTATTACAAGTTTTATTAATTTTTGTCCTCTATATTTACCTTTCGGTCTTAATACATGTTCAATTAAAGATAAAGAATAG
- a CDS encoding Gfo/Idh/MocA family protein yields the protein MKNKNIRWGIIGLGNIAHKFATDLATVENAELVAVASRSQEKAAEFAEKFNSKKAYNSYEDLVKDAEVDAVYIATPHSFHKEHAILCLKNKKAVLCEKPFAMNLHEVEEMIGVAKENNVLLMEALWTYFLPHYAYVLECLKNEKFGKLLKLEADFGFSRAFDTNSRLFKKEVGGGSLLDIGVYPIFAALSTLGKPDTIEAAATFFDNGADSSCNMIFSYKDTEAVLKSTLVEDTATEATFTCERGIIKINTMFHMPTTVTISENGKDEIIDFKTKTIGYNFEIIHFNNLLRTNKKESDLMTFEFSRNLIKTVDKVREIIGLNY from the coding sequence ATGAAAAATAAAAATATACGTTGGGGAATTATTGGTCTTGGAAACATCGCTCATAAATTTGCTACAGATTTAGCAACTGTTGAAAATGCAGAACTAGTTGCTGTTGCTTCAAGAAGTCAAGAAAAAGCAGCTGAATTTGCAGAGAAATTCAATTCAAAAAAAGCCTATAATTCTTATGAAGATTTAGTGAAAGACGCTGAAGTAGATGCTGTTTATATTGCAACGCCACACAGTTTTCATAAAGAACATGCGATACTTTGTTTAAAAAACAAGAAAGCTGTTTTATGTGAAAAACCTTTTGCCATGAATTTGCATGAAGTAGAAGAAATGATTGGGGTGGCAAAAGAGAACAATGTCTTGTTAATGGAAGCGCTATGGACCTATTTTTTACCACATTATGCGTATGTTTTAGAATGCCTTAAAAATGAAAAATTTGGAAAACTCTTAAAACTAGAAGCTGATTTTGGTTTCTCTAGAGCATTTGATACGAATAGCAGATTATTTAAGAAAGAAGTTGGTGGAGGAAGTTTATTAGATATTGGTGTTTACCCCATTTTTGCTGCGTTGTCTACTTTAGGAAAACCAGATACTATAGAAGCAGCTGCTACTTTTTTTGATAATGGAGCTGACTCATCATGTAATATGATTTTTAGTTACAAGGATACAGAAGCCGTTTTAAAAAGTACTTTAGTAGAAGATACTGCAACAGAAGCAACTTTTACTTGTGAAAGAGGAATTATAAAAATAAACACCATGTTTCATATGCCTACAACTGTAACTATTTCTGAGAACGGTAAAGATGAAATTATTGATTTTAAAACTAAAACGATTGGTTATAATTTTGAAATAATACATTTTAATAACCTTCTAAGAACAAACAAAAAAGAAAGCGATTTAATGACTTTTGAGTTTTCTAGAAACTTGATAAAAACAGTAGATAAAGTTCGAGAAATTATAGGATTAAACTATTAA
- a CDS encoding sodium:solute symporter, producing MEIESKLHAVDWIILSVTLLFIVAYGTYVTRKNDNVTDYIKGGSDSKWWTIGLSVMATQASAITFLSTPGQAFHSGMGFVQFYFGLPIAMVIICVVFIPIYHKLKVYTAYEFLEGRFDLKTRSLAAILFLIQRGLAAGITIFAPAIILSAVLGWDLLTLNIIIGFLVIIYTVSGGTKAVNVTQKQQMIIIFIGMLIAFFMIMSQLPENITFTKALEIAGASNKMEVLDFSFDLSNRYTVWTGILGGTFLMLSYFGTDQSQVQRYLSGKSVRESQLGLIFNGLLKVPMQFFILLIGVMVFVFYQFNASPLNFNPTANDAIANSEYVAEYQALEKEHIEIENSKKAIFANGFQVEEKNKIQSLNERDLKLKEAAKEIIKKVDEKSIDKIESNDKDYVFIHFILNNLPRGLIGLLLAVILSAAMSSTASELNALASTTAIDLYKRNVSEDKSEEHYVKASKWFTLAWGIIAISVACVANLFDNLIQLVNIIGSIFYGNVLGIFLLAFFIKFVKGNAVFIAALITQALIITVFLLDWLPYLWLNLLGCALVMGIAIVLQTFTPSKENNSDNLETIGIE from the coding sequence ATGGAAATAGAAAGTAAATTACACGCAGTAGATTGGATTATTTTATCTGTTACACTACTATTTATTGTTGCTTACGGAACGTACGTTACTAGAAAAAATGACAATGTTACTGATTATATAAAAGGTGGAAGTGACTCAAAATGGTGGACAATTGGCTTGTCTGTAATGGCAACGCAAGCCAGTGCAATTACATTTTTATCAACTCCAGGACAAGCTTTTCATAGCGGAATGGGGTTTGTACAGTTTTACTTTGGTTTGCCAATTGCGATGGTGATTATTTGTGTAGTTTTTATACCCATTTATCACAAGTTAAAAGTCTACACCGCCTATGAGTTTTTAGAAGGAAGATTTGATCTAAAAACAAGAAGTTTAGCCGCAATTTTATTTCTAATTCAAAGAGGTTTAGCAGCAGGAATTACCATTTTTGCGCCTGCAATTATTTTGTCTGCAGTGTTAGGATGGGATTTATTAACGTTGAATATTATTATTGGTTTTTTAGTAATTATTTACACAGTTTCTGGAGGAACAAAAGCCGTAAATGTTACTCAGAAACAACAAATGATTATCATTTTTATTGGAATGTTAATCGCGTTTTTTATGATTATGAGTCAGCTTCCTGAAAATATTACCTTTACAAAAGCATTGGAAATTGCGGGTGCAAGTAACAAAATGGAAGTGTTAGATTTCTCTTTTGATTTAAGCAATAGATACACCGTTTGGACAGGGATTCTTGGTGGAACTTTTTTAATGTTATCGTATTTTGGAACAGATCAAAGTCAGGTGCAGCGTTATTTGTCTGGAAAATCGGTTAGAGAAAGTCAATTAGGTTTAATTTTTAATGGATTATTAAAAGTGCCAATGCAGTTTTTTATTCTATTAATTGGTGTAATGGTTTTTGTTTTTTACCAATTTAATGCCTCGCCTTTAAATTTTAATCCCACTGCAAATGATGCAATTGCAAATTCTGAATATGTTGCAGAATATCAAGCATTAGAAAAGGAACATATAGAAATAGAAAACTCTAAAAAAGCAATTTTTGCTAATGGTTTTCAGGTTGAAGAAAAAAATAAAATTCAATCTTTAAACGAGAGAGATTTAAAACTAAAAGAAGCAGCGAAAGAAATTATAAAAAAAGTTGATGAAAAATCAATAGATAAAATAGAATCGAACGATAAGGATTATGTGTTTATTCATTTTATTTTAAACAATTTACCAAGAGGTTTAATCGGACTTTTATTGGCGGTAATTTTATCTGCAGCAATGTCCTCTACAGCATCAGAATTAAATGCATTGGCAAGTACAACTGCCATCGATTTATATAAACGTAATGTAAGTGAAGATAAGAGTGAAGAGCATTATGTAAAAGCGTCTAAATGGTTTACGCTAGCTTGGGGGATAATCGCAATTTCAGTGGCTTGTGTAGCCAATTTATTCGATAATTTAATTCAGCTTGTAAATATTATTGGGTCTATTTTCTACGGAAATGTTTTAGGGATTTTCTTGTTAGCGTTCTTTATTAAATTTGTGAAAGGAAATGCTGTTTTTATAGCAGCTTTAATAACACAAGCTTTAATTATTACCGTATTTCTATTAGATTGGTTGCCTTATTTGTGGTTAAATTTATTAGGGTGTGCTTTAGTGATGGGAATTGCAATTGTATTACAAACTTTTACTCCTTCTAAAGAGAATAATAGCGATAATCTAGAAACAATAGGAATTGAGTAA
- a CDS encoding PIG-L family deacetylase codes for MKKNTLLVLSFLLLSISAFTQKPLKLNSNQIFEKIQKLNFLGTALYIAAHPDDENTRLIAYLANNVKARTGYLSLTRGDGGQNLIGPEIRELLGVIRTQELLAARRIDGGEQFFTRANDFGYSKHPDETLEIWNKTAVLSDVVWAIRTFKPDVIINRFDHRTPGTTHGHHTASAMLSVEAFDLANDKTKYANQLKYTSVWQPKRLFQNTSSWFYSDKAKFEEVAKNFTKFDIGVYYPLKGLSNNELASIASSQHLCQGFGRLTTRGAQTEYAELLKGNPLKDKTDVFSGINTTWNRLKNGGEIGTILYEVENNFDFLNPSKHIPKLMNAYNLIEKLEDTHWREIKEKQIKEIIEACLGLYLEVSAVSSSGTQNSKIDVNFEVVNRSSVPMILTSITSTLDKNTIYKGFELAQNKKRNFKENILLKTDEYTDPYWLRKEPSLGMYTVDSRELIGKPATPRVVKIDFNLVINYLPITITKNVVMRYAERDKGEIYEPFEILPRVTTKLKNKVLIFSDSIPKEIPVEVRAGINYVSGKVSLKVPKNWSVSPKEIVFNIEQKKDKQTISFLVTPPKEQSEGKIEVVATSNGKTYKKELVEINYNHIPKQSVLLNSEAKIVRLNIEKAGNYIGYIKGAGDVVPENLRQIGYTVVEINPSEINEKNLHKYDAIVLGIRAYNVVKELKFKQKFLLEYVEKGGNMIVQYNTNRRVDVAAPFKLELSRDRVTDEFAEVRILDKNSSLLNFPNIITDEDFKGWVQERGLYFPDSWSKEYTPILSMNDKGEAAKNGSLLIAKYGKGNYIYTGLSFFRELPAGVSGAYKLFANMLSVGKGNVELKQEIKK; via the coding sequence ATGAAGAAAAACACACTATTAGTACTTTCTTTTTTATTACTTTCCATATCAGCCTTTACACAAAAGCCACTAAAACTAAACTCTAACCAGATTTTTGAGAAAATTCAAAAACTAAATTTTTTAGGTACCGCTTTATATATTGCTGCACATCCAGACGATGAAAACACGCGTTTAATTGCCTATTTAGCAAATAATGTAAAAGCAAGAACGGGTTATTTATCATTAACAAGAGGCGATGGAGGTCAGAATTTAATTGGTCCAGAAATTAGAGAATTGTTAGGCGTTATTAGAACGCAAGAATTATTGGCAGCAAGAAGAATTGATGGTGGAGAACAATTTTTTACAAGAGCCAACGATTTTGGATATTCTAAACATCCAGATGAAACCTTAGAAATTTGGAATAAAACAGCAGTTTTAAGTGATGTTGTTTGGGCAATTAGAACCTTTAAACCAGATGTAATTATTAATAGATTCGATCATAGAACTCCAGGAACAACACATGGCCATCATACAGCTTCTGCCATGTTAAGTGTTGAGGCTTTTGATCTTGCAAACGATAAAACAAAGTATGCAAATCAACTTAAATATACGAGTGTTTGGCAACCAAAACGTTTGTTTCAAAATACATCTTCTTGGTTTTATAGCGATAAAGCAAAATTTGAAGAAGTAGCTAAAAACTTTACCAAATTTGATATTGGAGTGTATTATCCATTAAAAGGACTTTCTAATAATGAGTTAGCTTCAATAGCAAGCAGCCAACATTTATGTCAAGGTTTTGGAAGATTAACAACAAGAGGAGCGCAAACTGAATATGCAGAATTATTAAAAGGAAACCCTTTAAAGGATAAAACAGATGTTTTTTCAGGAATTAATACTACTTGGAATCGTTTGAAAAACGGAGGAGAAATAGGAACTATTTTATATGAAGTTGAGAATAATTTCGATTTTTTAAATCCTTCTAAACATATACCAAAATTGATGAATGCGTATAATTTAATTGAAAAATTAGAAGATACTCATTGGCGAGAAATTAAAGAAAAACAAATTAAAGAAATTATTGAAGCTTGTTTAGGCTTGTATTTAGAAGTTTCGGCAGTTAGTTCTTCAGGAACACAAAATTCTAAAATTGATGTTAATTTTGAAGTAGTGAATAGAAGTAGCGTTCCTATGATATTGACTTCAATTACATCTACACTTGATAAAAATACAATTTATAAAGGTTTTGAATTAGCGCAAAATAAAAAACGGAACTTTAAAGAAAATATTTTATTAAAAACAGATGAATACACTGATCCTTATTGGTTAAGAAAAGAACCTTCTTTAGGTATGTATACAGTAGATAGCCGAGAATTGATTGGAAAACCAGCAACGCCAAGAGTAGTTAAAATAGATTTTAACCTTGTTATAAATTATTTGCCGATAACAATTACCAAGAATGTTGTTATGAGATATGCAGAAAGAGATAAAGGGGAGATTTATGAACCTTTTGAAATTCTACCAAGAGTAACTACCAAACTAAAAAATAAAGTACTTATTTTTTCAGATAGTATTCCTAAAGAGATTCCTGTAGAAGTCAGAGCAGGAATTAATTATGTAAGCGGAAAAGTGAGCTTGAAAGTTCCTAAAAATTGGAGTGTATCACCCAAAGAAATTGTTTTTAATATTGAGCAGAAAAAAGATAAGCAAACTATTTCCTTTTTGGTAACGCCACCAAAAGAGCAATCAGAAGGTAAAATAGAAGTGGTTGCCACTTCTAATGGTAAAACGTATAAAAAAGAGTTGGTAGAGATTAATTACAATCACATTCCAAAACAATCTGTTTTATTAAATTCTGAGGCCAAAATTGTACGTTTAAATATAGAAAAAGCTGGAAATTATATTGGGTATATAAAAGGAGCTGGTGATGTTGTTCCAGAAAATTTACGTCAGATTGGATATACCGTTGTTGAAATAAATCCTTCAGAAATTAATGAGAAAAATCTGCATAAATACGATGCAATTGTTCTTGGTATTAGAGCTTACAATGTGGTGAAAGAGTTAAAGTTCAAACAAAAATTCTTGTTAGAATATGTAGAAAAAGGAGGAAACATGATTGTGCAATATAATACGAATAGAAGAGTAGATGTTGCTGCACCATTTAAATTGGAGCTTTCTAGAGATAGGGTTACAGATGAATTTGCTGAAGTAAGAATTTTAGATAAAAATAGCTCTTTATTAAATTTTCCGAATATAATAACAGATGAAGATTTTAAAGGTTGGGTACAAGAACGTGGTTTGTATTTTCCTGATTCTTGGAGTAAAGAATACACGCCAATTTTATCTATGAATGATAAAGGTGAAGCTGCAAAAAACGGAAGTTTATTAATTGCAAAATACGGTAAAGGAAATTACATTTATACAGGTTTAAGCTTCTTTAGAGAATTGCCTGCAGGAGTTTCTGGTGCTTATAAGTTGTTTGCAAATATGTTGTCTGTTGGGAAAGGTAATGTCGAGTTAAAACAAGAAATTAAAAAATAA
- the dnaN gene encoding DNA polymerase III subunit beta codes for MKFIVSSSQLLKQLQVLGGVINSNNTLPILDNFLFELSENQLKVSASDLETTMSSVVEVESESSGSIAVSARLLLDTLKTFPNQPLTFKTEGDNTIEISSDQGKYDMAYFGGDEFPKAITLPSPSKTVIPASVLGTAISKTIFAAGNDDLRPVMSGVFFQFSSQSLTFVATDAHKLVKYSRTDVTADQTAEFIMPKKPLNLLKGILGGSESDVTIEYNDANAKFTFDNVVLVCRLIDGKYPNYEAVIPKENPNKLTVDRASFLNSVRRVSIFSSKTTHQIRLKMAGTELNISAEDLDFSNKADERLSCDYQGDDMQIGFNSRFLSEMLNNLSSNEVLIEMSLPNRAGILTPIDGTDEGEQVTMLVMPVMLNN; via the coding sequence ATGAAATTTATTGTATCTAGTTCGCAATTATTAAAACAATTACAAGTTTTAGGGGGCGTAATAAATAGTAACAACACTTTACCAATATTAGATAATTTTTTATTTGAATTATCAGAGAACCAATTAAAAGTTTCTGCATCAGATTTAGAAACTACAATGAGTTCTGTAGTAGAAGTAGAAAGTGAAAGTTCTGGTTCTATTGCTGTTTCTGCTCGTTTATTATTAGATACTTTAAAAACGTTTCCTAATCAGCCATTAACATTTAAAACTGAAGGTGATAATACCATTGAAATTAGTTCTGATCAAGGGAAGTATGACATGGCTTATTTTGGTGGAGATGAGTTTCCAAAAGCAATTACTTTACCATCGCCAAGTAAAACTGTAATTCCTGCAAGTGTGTTAGGAACTGCAATTTCTAAAACAATTTTTGCTGCAGGAAATGATGATTTACGCCCTGTAATGAGTGGTGTTTTCTTTCAATTTAGTTCACAAAGTTTAACTTTTGTTGCAACTGATGCTCATAAATTAGTAAAATATTCTAGAACAGATGTTACTGCAGACCAAACTGCAGAATTTATTATGCCAAAGAAACCTTTAAATTTATTAAAAGGAATTTTAGGTGGTTCTGAAAGCGATGTAACTATTGAATATAATGATGCAAATGCAAAATTTACATTTGATAATGTAGTTTTAGTTTGTAGATTAATAGATGGAAAATATCCTAATTACGAAGCGGTAATTCCAAAAGAGAATCCAAATAAATTAACCGTTGATAGAGCTTCTTTCTTAAATTCTGTAAGAAGAGTTTCTATTTTCTCTAGCAAAACAACACATCAGATTCGTTTAAAAATGGCGGGTACTGAATTAAATATTTCGGCAGAAGATTTAGATTTTTCAAATAAAGCTGATGAACGTTTAAGTTGTGATTATCAAGGTGATGATATGCAAATTGGTTTTAACTCTCGTTTTTTAAGCGAAATGTTAAACAACTTAAGCTCTAACGAAGTTTTAATTGAAATGTCTTTACCAAACAGAGCAGGAATTTTAACGCCAATTGATGGTACAGATGAAGGAGAACAAGTTACAATGCTTGTAATGCCTGTAATGCTTAACAATTAA
- a CDS encoding ACP phosphodiesterase gives MNFLAHLYLSENNTNIMIGNFIADHIRGNNYKHFSEEIQQGIFLHREIDTFTDAHEVVRKSKRRLHKRYRHYDGVIIDIFYDYFLAKNWADYSEVPLAVYTKSVYKLFDEKSAELPVKSQQFIKYMIEYNILYNYQFEEGIEKVLKGMNTRTKGKSQMNLAIEDLKILKNEFNEDFTLFFKDLQEFTHQKLKEIQNPIL, from the coding sequence ATGAATTTTCTAGCACATTTATATTTATCAGAAAACAATACCAATATTATGATTGGTAATTTTATTGCAGATCATATTAGAGGCAATAATTACAAGCACTTTTCTGAAGAAATTCAGCAAGGAATTTTCTTACACAGAGAAATAGATACGTTTACAGATGCACATGAAGTTGTTAGAAAAAGTAAAAGACGTTTACACAAACGTTACAGACATTATGATGGCGTAATTATCGACATTTTTTACGATTATTTTTTAGCAAAAAATTGGGCAGATTATTCTGAAGTTCCACTAGCTGTTTATACCAAGTCAGTTTACAAATTGTTTGATGAAAAATCAGCTGAATTGCCTGTAAAATCTCAACAATTTATAAAATACATGATAGAATATAACATTCTTTATAATTATCAATTTGAAGAAGGAATTGAAAAAGTTTTAAAGGGAATGAATACGAGGACTAAGGGAAAGTCTCAAATGAATTTAGCTATTGAAGATTTAAAAATTTTAAAGAATGAATTTAATGAAGATTTCACACTGTTCTTTAAAGATTTACAAGAATTTACACATCAAAAACTAAAAGAAATACAAAACCCCATTTTATAA
- the ggt gene encoding gamma-glutamyltransferase has translation MRKILFLLSISILLINCKTAPKKEIGLITKKAMIVSARESASKIGVQILEKGGNAFDAMVATELALAVAYPFAGNLGGGGFMVYRKNDGEIGALDYREKAPLAATKNMYLDENGNVIPNKSILGGMAVGVPGTIAGVFATHKKFGTLSIAEILQPVIELAKKGVHVTKKQEKSIKNYQPLFLKANKDAILFSKNWKENDTIKYPSLAETLIRIQKNGRDEFYTGETAKILVKFIQNNGGIITLEDLAKYEAKWRAPVTFSYDDLRIISMSPPSSGGVCLAQIMKAIEPFDLGKYGHNSAKSIQVITEAERRAYADRSFFLGDPDFVKIPQEELISEAYNTKRMSDFSFKKSTKSSDVSHGNIEIIESDETTHYSIIDQFGNAVSVTTTLNGAYGSKLYCSDLGFFLNNEMDDFSSKPGEPNMFGLIGAKANEINPEKRMLSSMTPTIVEKNNKLFMVVGTPGGSTIITSVLQTILNVHEYKMGMQEAVNAARFHHQWLPDVVKMEPNSFDKNVISKLNNLGYNVDQTTSRIIGKVSAILVLPNQTLEGGADKRGDDTAVGF, from the coding sequence ATGAGAAAAATACTTTTTTTATTATCAATTTCTATTTTATTAATCAACTGTAAAACAGCTCCTAAAAAAGAAATAGGATTAATCACAAAAAAAGCAATGATTGTTTCAGCAAGAGAATCTGCTTCTAAAATTGGTGTTCAAATTCTAGAAAAAGGAGGAAATGCATTTGATGCAATGGTTGCCACAGAATTAGCATTAGCAGTTGCGTATCCATTTGCTGGGAATCTTGGTGGTGGAGGATTTATGGTGTATCGAAAAAATGATGGAGAAATTGGTGCATTAGATTATAGAGAAAAAGCACCTTTAGCAGCAACTAAAAACATGTATTTAGATGAAAACGGAAATGTAATTCCCAATAAAAGTATTTTAGGTGGAATGGCTGTTGGAGTTCCAGGTACAATTGCTGGAGTTTTTGCTACTCATAAAAAATTTGGTACACTTTCTATTGCTGAAATTTTACAACCTGTAATTGAACTTGCTAAAAAAGGGGTACATGTTACAAAAAAACAAGAAAAAAGTATAAAAAATTATCAACCTTTATTTTTGAAAGCAAACAAAGATGCTATTCTTTTTTCTAAAAATTGGAAAGAAAATGATACTATTAAATATCCTTCTTTAGCAGAGACTTTAATTAGAATTCAGAAAAATGGAAGGGATGAATTTTACACGGGTGAAACAGCTAAAATATTAGTGAAATTTATACAAAATAATGGAGGAATTATCACACTAGAAGATCTAGCAAAATATGAAGCAAAATGGAGAGCTCCAGTTACTTTTTCTTATGATGATTTACGTATTATTTCTATGTCTCCGCCTTCTAGCGGTGGTGTTTGTTTAGCACAAATTATGAAAGCAATTGAGCCTTTTGACTTGGGTAAATACGGCCATAATTCAGCAAAATCTATTCAAGTTATTACAGAAGCAGAAAGACGTGCATATGCCGATAGAAGTTTCTTTTTAGGAGACCCCGATTTTGTTAAAATTCCACAAGAGGAACTTATAAGTGAAGCATACAACACTAAAAGAATGAGCGATTTTAGTTTTAAAAAATCGACTAAATCTTCTGATGTTTCTCATGGAAACATAGAAATTATTGAAAGTGATGAGACGACACATTATTCTATTATAGATCAATTTGGAAATGCAGTTTCTGTAACTACAACTTTAAATGGCGCTTATGGATCAAAATTATATTGTTCTGATTTAGGTTTTTTTCTAAATAATGAAATGGACGATTTTAGCAGTAAACCAGGTGAGCCAAATATGTTTGGATTAATTGGAGCAAAAGCAAATGAGATCAATCCAGAAAAAAGAATGTTAAGCTCGATGACACCTACGATTGTTGAAAAAAATAATAAACTTTTTATGGTAGTTGGAACTCCTGGAGGATCCACAATAATTACTTCTGTTTTACAAACTATTTTAAATGTACATGAATATAAAATGGGCATGCAAGAAGCTGTAAATGCTGCAAGATTTCATCACCAATGGTTGCCAGACGTTGTTAAAATGGAACCAAATAGTTTTGATAAAAATGTTATTTCTAAATTAAATAATTTAGGTTACAATGTTGATCAAACAACCTCTCGAATTATAGGTAAAGTTTCTGCTATTTTAGTACTTCCGAATCAAACATTAGAAGGTGGTGCAGATAAAAGAGGCGATGATACTGCTGTAGGGTTTTAG
- a CDS encoding VOC family protein, translated as MNKIQPFHIAIPVQDLEKCRTFYREILNCEEGRSTEHWVDFNFFGHQLVIHQKEEFNPKRISNPVDGYDVPVPHFGVVLTWEDWHSLADQLKAKDTKFEIAPCIRFKGKVGEQATMFFNDPENNALEFKAFKDMSQLFAK; from the coding sequence GTGAATAAAATACAACCATTTCATATTGCAATTCCAGTACAGGATTTAGAAAAATGCAGAACTTTTTACAGAGAGATATTAAACTGTGAAGAAGGACGAAGTACTGAACATTGGGTAGATTTTAATTTCTTTGGACATCAATTAGTAATTCATCAAAAAGAGGAATTTAATCCAAAGAGAATTTCTAACCCTGTTGATGGGTATGATGTTCCTGTTCCGCATTTTGGAGTCGTTTTAACTTGGGAAGATTGGCATTCTTTAGCGGATCAATTAAAAGCTAAAGACACAAAATTTGAAATAGCACCTTGCATTCGTTTTAAAGGAAAAGTTGGTGAACAAGCAACGATGTTTTTTAATGACCCAGAAAATAATGCGTTGGAGTTTAAAGCTTTTAAGGATATGAGTCAGTTATTTGCAAAATAA